In a single window of the Xylanimonas protaetiae genome:
- a CDS encoding beta-galactosidase, producing the protein MRNDTLAYGGDYNPEQWDDATLEQDVKLMREAGVTVVSLGIFSWALLEPEEGRFEVGWLRAVVDRLHAAGIGVDLATATASPPAWLGRRYPETLPVTREGAVLRWGSRQAYNPSSQVFRDRVAALVEVLAAEFSGHPALVAWHVGNEYACHVLESFDDETAGRFRAWVRARYGTLDAVNEAWGTAFWSQRVGSWDDVIPPGLTPTFGNPHQVTDWKEFCSDTLLELYLLEKEILNRANPAIPVTTNFMGLFEPLDYRRWAQHVDFVSNDTYPDPADPRGARTYALDADLMRSLGGGRPFVQMEQAPNAVQWRARNAAKRPGQYALWSLQTVARGADGILDFQWRQSTAGAETWHSGMVPHAGREARTWRDVVALGQDLATAGAVRGGEIDVDVAILWDWRNAWTQDAAIGPVAEKTAVRGLRDWHASLFERGHVVDVAHPEDDLTGYRVVVVPSLFRLTDAAAARLREAVAAGVHVVVTYLTGYVDAAGHAVLGGYLRALADVVGVRVLEFAPFGVSVDLPGSGDPLDPEVDRVSAEVGAPGADDVVELVEAEGAPFRGAAREWADDLAVDDERVRVVARFAGTDLVGGPAVTVLPGAGGAGDAWYVATRLDARGRDTVLGQVLAAAGVVEHAVPPGVSRTRRGPVTFLLNHGDSPAVVAAVTGRRLDTGEELDAADVVVGPRSAVLVQDR; encoded by the coding sequence ATGCGGAACGACACCCTGGCCTACGGCGGGGACTACAACCCGGAGCAGTGGGACGATGCCACGCTCGAGCAGGACGTCAAGCTCATGCGCGAGGCCGGCGTGACCGTGGTGAGCCTGGGCATCTTCTCCTGGGCGCTCCTGGAGCCCGAGGAGGGCCGCTTCGAGGTCGGCTGGCTGCGCGCCGTCGTCGACCGCCTGCACGCGGCCGGCATCGGCGTCGACCTCGCGACGGCGACGGCGTCGCCGCCCGCGTGGCTCGGGCGCCGGTACCCCGAGACGCTGCCGGTCACACGCGAGGGCGCCGTGCTGCGGTGGGGGTCGCGGCAGGCGTACAACCCGTCGTCGCAGGTGTTCCGCGACCGGGTCGCGGCCCTCGTCGAGGTGCTCGCCGCCGAGTTCTCCGGCCATCCGGCGCTCGTGGCGTGGCACGTCGGCAACGAGTACGCGTGCCACGTCCTCGAGAGCTTCGACGACGAGACCGCGGGCCGGTTCCGCGCCTGGGTACGGGCCCGGTACGGCACGCTCGACGCCGTCAACGAGGCGTGGGGGACGGCCTTCTGGTCGCAGCGCGTCGGCTCGTGGGACGACGTGATCCCGCCCGGACTCACGCCGACGTTCGGCAACCCGCACCAGGTGACGGACTGGAAGGAGTTCTGCTCCGACACCCTGCTCGAGCTCTACCTGCTCGAGAAGGAGATCCTGAACCGGGCCAACCCCGCGATCCCCGTGACCACGAACTTCATGGGCCTCTTCGAGCCGCTCGACTACCGCCGGTGGGCGCAGCACGTCGACTTCGTCAGCAACGACACCTACCCGGACCCGGCCGACCCGCGCGGCGCGCGCACGTACGCGCTCGACGCGGACCTCATGCGCTCGCTCGGCGGCGGCAGGCCGTTCGTCCAGATGGAGCAGGCCCCGAACGCCGTGCAGTGGCGTGCGCGCAACGCCGCCAAGCGCCCGGGCCAGTACGCGCTGTGGTCGCTCCAGACGGTCGCGCGCGGCGCCGACGGCATCCTCGACTTCCAGTGGCGGCAGTCGACGGCGGGTGCCGAGACGTGGCACTCCGGCATGGTGCCGCACGCCGGGCGCGAGGCCCGCACGTGGCGCGACGTCGTCGCCCTCGGCCAGGACCTCGCGACGGCGGGCGCCGTGCGCGGCGGCGAGATCGACGTCGACGTCGCCATCCTGTGGGACTGGCGCAACGCCTGGACGCAGGACGCCGCGATCGGCCCCGTCGCCGAGAAGACCGCCGTGCGCGGCCTGCGCGACTGGCACGCGAGCCTCTTCGAGCGCGGGCACGTCGTCGACGTCGCCCACCCCGAGGACGACCTCACGGGCTACCGCGTGGTCGTCGTCCCGTCGCTGTTCCGGCTCACCGACGCCGCCGCCGCGCGGCTGCGCGAGGCCGTCGCCGCGGGCGTGCACGTCGTGGTCACCTACCTGACCGGGTACGTCGACGCCGCCGGGCACGCCGTCCTGGGCGGGTACCTGCGCGCCCTCGCCGACGTCGTCGGTGTGCGCGTGCTCGAGTTCGCCCCGTTCGGCGTGAGCGTCGACCTGCCCGGGTCCGGCGACCCGCTCGACCCCGAGGTGGACCGCGTCTCCGCCGAGGTGGGCGCTCCCGGCGCGGACGACGTCGTCGAGCTCGTCGAGGCGGAAGGTGCGCCATTTCGCGGCGCCGCCCGCGAGTGGGCCGACGACCTCGCGGTCGACGACGAGCGCGTGCGCGTCGTCGCCCGGTTCGCGGGCACCGACCTCGTGGGCGGGCCGGCCGTCACCGTCCTGCCGGGCGCGGGCGGCGCGGGCGACGCCTGGTACGTGGCCACCCGCCTCGACGCGCGGGGCCGTGACACCGTCCTGGGGCAGGTGCTCGCGGCCGCGGGCGTCGTCGAGCACGCGGTGCCGCCCGGCGTCTCGCGCACGCGGCGCGGCCCGGTGACGTTCCTGCTCAACCACGGCGACTCGCCCGCCGTCGTCGCCGCCGTCACCGGCCGGCGCCTCGACACGGGCGAGGAGCTCGACGCCGCCGACGTCGTCGTCGGGCCGCGCTCCGCCGTGCTCGTCCAGGACCGGTAG
- the kduI gene encoding 5-dehydro-4-deoxy-D-glucuronate isomerase: MVFADADGEQGAQFYLFSAPAHTTYPTVRVLPDEGNVQELGGQETGNARTLRQYIHLNGVRSCQVVMGVTTLHPGSMWNTMPAHTHDRRTECYLYFDLPADARVIHLLGERTETRHLVVADRQAVISPSWSLHSGVGTAAYSFVWAMAGENQEFTDMDPAAPASLR, translated from the coding sequence GTGGTGTTCGCGGACGCCGACGGCGAGCAGGGCGCGCAGTTCTACCTGTTCTCCGCCCCCGCCCACACCACATACCCGACCGTGCGCGTGCTGCCCGACGAGGGCAACGTGCAGGAGCTGGGCGGCCAGGAGACGGGCAACGCCCGCACGCTGCGGCAGTACATCCACCTGAACGGCGTGCGGTCCTGCCAGGTGGTCATGGGCGTGACGACGCTGCACCCGGGCTCGATGTGGAACACGATGCCGGCGCACACGCACGACCGCCGCACCGAGTGCTACCTGTACTTCGACCTGCCGGCCGACGCGCGCGTCATCCACCTCCTGGGCGAGCGGACCGAGACCCGCCATCTCGTCGTCGCCGACCGTCAGGCCGTCATCTCGCCGTCGTGGTCGCTGCACTCCGGCGTCGGCACGGCGGCGTACTCGTTCGTGTGGGCCATGGCGGGGGAGAACCAGGAGTTCACCGACATGGACCCGGCGGCGCCGGCGTCGCTGCGCTAG
- a CDS encoding ferredoxin-NADPH reductase — translation MTAPAVGMPAPAVAPRLRVGGQVYTTVFGTLLTGLVVNAMLLVACLPIVVMLLTTDPARSWPALAVLAPLAAPAAVAAAAVFRQVSDDGAPTPVRTFGAAYRRHARRALAIGALLAAVAVVGVADLRFLAGRPAGALVTPVVGVVLLLSALTGVVALAAVPEVPAARLRDLLKAALFLAVRRWYLAGAALVVLALLAGIVAVRPAQGIGLLPAPLLYVAWGAARFALRLAIPETRPAGSLEEN, via the coding sequence ATGACCGCCCCCGCGGTCGGGATGCCCGCCCCCGCGGTCGCGCCGCGCCTGCGCGTCGGCGGGCAGGTCTACACCACCGTGTTCGGCACGCTCCTGACGGGCCTCGTGGTCAACGCGATGCTGCTCGTCGCGTGCCTCCCGATCGTCGTCATGCTCCTGACGACCGACCCGGCGCGGTCGTGGCCGGCGCTCGCGGTGCTCGCACCGCTCGCGGCGCCCGCCGCGGTGGCCGCGGCCGCCGTGTTCCGCCAGGTGTCCGACGACGGCGCCCCGACGCCGGTGCGCACCTTCGGGGCCGCGTACCGGCGGCACGCCCGGCGCGCGCTCGCGATCGGGGCGCTGCTCGCCGCGGTGGCCGTCGTCGGCGTCGCCGACCTGCGCTTCCTCGCCGGGCGGCCAGCCGGGGCGCTCGTGACGCCCGTCGTGGGCGTCGTGCTGCTGCTCTCCGCGCTGACCGGGGTCGTCGCCCTCGCCGCCGTGCCCGAGGTGCCCGCCGCGCGCCTGCGCGACCTGCTCAAGGCGGCGCTGTTCCTCGCCGTGCGCCGCTGGTACCTCGCCGGCGCGGCACTCGTCGTGCTCGCCCTGCTGGCCGGCATCGTCGCCGTCCGCCCTGCCCAGGGGATCGGGCTGCTGCCCGCCCCGCTGCTGTACGTCGCCTGGGGTGCCGCGCGGTTCGCGCTGCGCCTCGCGATCCCCGAGACGCGGCCCGCCGGGTCGCTGGAGGAGAACTGA
- the kduD gene encoding 2-dehydro-3-deoxy-D-gluconate 5-dehydrogenase KduD, which produces MILDSFRLDGKVALVTGASRGLGQGAALALAEAGADVALLASSVPQETAAAVEALGRRVHVIQQDLVAATPAELAASVDSVVAALGRIDVLVNNAGTIRRAPVLEHSAQDWDDVLAVNLDAVFHLSQAAGRRFVAQGSGKIVNVASMLTYQGGILVPGYAASKHAVAGITKAFANELAAQGVNVNAIAPGYIATDNTAPIRADEARERSILDRIPAARWGTPADLQGAFVFLASSASDYLHGAIIPVDGGWLVR; this is translated from the coding sequence ATGATCCTCGACTCGTTCCGCCTCGACGGGAAGGTCGCCCTCGTCACGGGCGCCAGCCGCGGGCTCGGCCAGGGCGCCGCGCTCGCCCTCGCGGAGGCCGGCGCGGACGTCGCCCTCCTCGCCTCCTCGGTCCCGCAGGAGACGGCGGCCGCCGTCGAGGCACTCGGCCGGCGCGTGCACGTGATCCAGCAGGACCTGGTCGCGGCGACGCCCGCCGAGCTGGCCGCGTCGGTCGACTCGGTCGTCGCGGCGCTCGGGCGCATCGACGTCCTGGTCAACAACGCCGGGACCATCCGCCGCGCCCCCGTGCTCGAGCACTCCGCGCAGGACTGGGACGACGTCCTGGCGGTCAACCTCGACGCCGTCTTCCACCTGTCGCAGGCGGCGGGACGCCGGTTCGTCGCGCAGGGGTCGGGCAAGATCGTCAACGTCGCGTCGATGCTCACGTACCAGGGCGGCATCCTCGTGCCGGGCTACGCCGCCTCCAAGCACGCCGTCGCCGGCATCACCAAGGCGTTCGCGAACGAGCTCGCCGCGCAGGGCGTCAACGTCAACGCCATCGCGCCGGGGTACATCGCCACGGACAACACCGCACCCATCCGTGCGGACGAGGCGCGCGAGCGCTCCATCCTCGACCGCATCCCCGCCGCCCGCTGGGGCACGCCCGCCGACCTCCAGGGCGCGTTCGTGTTCCTCGCGTCGTCGGCGTCGGACTACCTCCACGGCGCGATCATCCCCGTCGACGGCGGCTGGCTCGTCCGCTGA
- the kdpF gene encoding K(+)-transporting ATPase subunit F, whose protein sequence is MSAADWVGLVLTVALLGYLFVALLRSDKVR, encoded by the coding sequence GTGAGCGCCGCCGACTGGGTCGGGCTCGTCCTGACGGTCGCCCTGCTCGGGTACCTGTTCGTCGCGCTGCTGCGCAGCGACAAGGTGCGGTGA
- a CDS encoding fumarylacetoacetate hydrolase family protein: MRLVTWLDAAGAGHPGAVADVDGTDRVVDLSDVAGGVAEILASDDLLAAARALAAGADAGLPALDDVALAAPVRPGVILCLGYNYAGHVAQGAALDDVPPHPNVFVKTPNTLAGPRDVVPLPAVSEHTDYEGEIAIVVGRRATNVPLERAAEHIGGYTLLNDVSSRDWQDRSSQWELGKCFDAFAPLGPWVTTSDAVPDPHDLLLEVVRDGVVTVSQSTSTMVFEMAYLVHYVSQVLTLEPGDVISSGTPQKLPEAQAAHRPLADGDAVTVRVAGLGELTTRFAAPFAAPFAQEAGTP, from the coding sequence GTGAGGCTCGTGACCTGGCTCGACGCCGCCGGCGCCGGGCACCCGGGCGCGGTCGCCGACGTCGACGGCACGGACCGCGTGGTGGACCTGTCGGACGTGGCGGGCGGCGTCGCCGAGATCCTCGCGAGCGACGACCTGCTCGCCGCCGCCCGCGCCCTCGCGGCCGGGGCGGACGCCGGTCTCCCCGCCCTCGACGACGTCGCGCTCGCGGCGCCCGTGCGGCCCGGGGTGATCCTGTGCCTCGGTTACAACTACGCCGGGCACGTCGCCCAGGGCGCCGCCCTCGACGACGTGCCGCCGCACCCGAACGTGTTCGTCAAGACGCCGAACACGCTCGCCGGACCGCGCGACGTCGTCCCGCTGCCCGCGGTCTCCGAGCACACCGACTACGAGGGCGAGATCGCGATCGTCGTCGGGCGGCGGGCCACGAACGTGCCGCTCGAGCGTGCGGCCGAGCACATCGGCGGCTACACGCTGCTCAACGACGTCTCCTCGCGCGACTGGCAGGACCGCAGCTCGCAGTGGGAGCTCGGCAAGTGCTTCGACGCGTTCGCGCCGCTGGGGCCGTGGGTCACCACGTCCGACGCCGTGCCGGACCCGCACGACCTGCTGCTCGAGGTGGTGCGCGACGGCGTCGTCACGGTCTCGCAGAGCACGTCGACGATGGTCTTCGAGATGGCCTACCTCGTGCACTACGTCTCGCAGGTGCTGACCCTCGAGCCCGGCGACGTGATCTCGTCGGGCACGCCCCAGAAGCTGCCCGAGGCGCAGGCCGCCCACCGCCCGCTCGCGGACGGCGACGCCGTGACCGTGCGCGTCGCGGGGCTCGGGGAGCTCACCACCCGGTTCGCCGCCCCGTTCGCCGCCCCGTTCGCGCAGGAAGCAGGGACCCCATGA
- a CDS encoding glycoside hydrolase family 88 protein: MTSVDELTTLVGSALDDACASVLGTAPAFADRYPDDTTRDNLYPVRPADATHAAGANRGWTTSFPAGIAWLGWELTGDAALREAGLRHLRDFDRRVREGDDLETHDLGFLYTLACVAPSRLLAPAADAGDAEAAAAVATGRDAALAAADHLMGRLLEPAGIVQAWGDLTDPAQRGRTIIDSLMNMPLLTWAGRQTGDPRYDDAVRRHTAQLREHILRADDSTFHTFYWDAATGEPLRGATEQGAFDDSCWSRGQAWGIYGFTLNHEATGDPLLLDAARRCADYFLDHLPADAVPFWDLAYGDGSGQPRDSSAAAIAVCGLHELARVEADPDRAERYAAQAVRILRGLVAGYTPTAEGVASDALLLHSVYDAPKGNGVDEGSLWGDYFYLEALVRHARPEWVRYW, from the coding sequence ATGACCAGCGTTGACGAGCTCACCACCCTGGTGGGCTCCGCGCTCGACGACGCGTGCGCGTCGGTGCTCGGCACCGCGCCGGCGTTCGCCGACCGCTACCCCGACGACACCACCCGCGACAACCTCTACCCGGTGCGCCCCGCCGACGCGACGCACGCCGCGGGGGCCAACCGCGGCTGGACCACGAGCTTCCCGGCCGGCATCGCCTGGCTCGGGTGGGAGCTGACCGGCGACGCCGCGCTCCGCGAGGCGGGGCTGCGCCACCTGCGCGACTTCGACCGGCGCGTGCGCGAGGGCGACGACCTCGAGACGCACGACCTCGGGTTCCTCTACACGCTCGCGTGCGTGGCGCCGTCGCGCCTGCTCGCCCCGGCCGCCGACGCCGGCGACGCCGAGGCCGCCGCGGCCGTGGCGACGGGACGCGACGCCGCCCTGGCCGCCGCCGACCACCTCATGGGCCGCCTCCTCGAGCCCGCCGGGATCGTCCAGGCGTGGGGCGACCTCACCGACCCCGCGCAGCGCGGCCGCACCATCATCGACTCGCTCATGAACATGCCGCTGCTCACGTGGGCGGGACGCCAGACGGGCGACCCGCGCTACGACGACGCCGTCCGCCGCCACACCGCGCAGCTGCGCGAGCACATCCTGCGGGCGGACGACTCGACGTTCCACACGTTCTACTGGGACGCCGCGACGGGGGAGCCCCTGCGCGGTGCCACGGAGCAGGGCGCGTTCGACGACTCGTGCTGGTCGCGCGGCCAGGCGTGGGGCATCTACGGGTTCACGCTCAACCACGAGGCGACGGGCGACCCGCTGCTGCTCGACGCCGCCCGCCGGTGCGCCGACTACTTCCTGGACCACCTGCCCGCCGACGCCGTCCCCTTCTGGGACCTCGCCTACGGCGACGGCAGCGGCCAGCCGCGCGACTCGTCGGCCGCCGCCATCGCCGTCTGCGGCCTGCACGAGCTGGCCCGCGTCGAGGCGGACCCGGACCGCGCCGAACGGTATGCGGCGCAGGCGGTGCGCATCCTGCGCGGCCTCGTCGCGGGCTACACGCCGACGGCGGAGGGCGTGGCGTCGGACGCGCTGCTGCTCCACTCCGTGTACGACGCCCCCAAGGGCAACGGCGTCGACGAGGGGTCGCTGTGGGGCGACTACTTCTACCTCGAGGCGCTCGTGCGGCACGCCCGCCCGGAGTGGGTGCGGTACTGGTGA